Proteins co-encoded in one Diprion similis isolate iyDipSimi1 chromosome 13, iyDipSimi1.1, whole genome shotgun sequence genomic window:
- the LOC124413871 gene encoding uncharacterized protein LOC124413871: protein MARFLQCNLNHSRRTLDLLRQYVVKAGVDVCLICEPHGIPDSPHWLSSEDKKEQGYVAARHEEVIVISTYISPNIRMEQFRGYLDDLDEAVRSAGDGRGVLLGGDFNARSPAWDHSGGNRRAELLKRWAASCGMCLLNTGTTATCVRAQGSSVVDTTWASPDLALRIAGWKVVTHSQVQTHSQVQVPSSGREMRLRWNLTKFDAGKFNESLGLQLSWGPTGPNKTTGSGLAGWIERAVSDACDAAAPRARPQTQNKSVYWWSSDIAEARKACVKARRRFTRCQHPLRTASQWEKDYKDANSCSFKRFSRYNTAYHTSAKTSPAFLNFGRTPIPANSLRREVNENAFKVERQDPELRGERMERLQLLREWVSENLAFAFERQSGYYNR, encoded by the exons ATGGCCAGGTTCCTCCAGTGCAACCTGAACCATAGTCGGCGAACCCTAGACCTGCTGCGCCAATACGTGGTTAAGGCGGGCGTGGACGTGTGCCTCATCTGCGAGCCCCACGGCATCCCGGACTCGCCGCACTGGCTCAGCAGTGAAGACAA GAAAGAACAGGGCTACGTGGCCGCCAGGCACGAAGAGGTCATCGTTATTTCAACATACATCTCCCCAAACATTCGCATGGAACAGTTCAGGGGCTACCTTGACGATCTAGACGAAGCCGTCCGATCGGCAGGAGACGGGCGCGGAGTGCTGCTGGGCGGTGACTTCAATGCCCGTTCACCAGCCTGGGACCACTCAGGCGGAAACCGCAGGGCGGAACTACTGAAGAGATGGGCGGCATCATGCGGTATGTGCTTACTAAACACCGGAACGACGGCAACTTGCGTGAGGGCCCAAGGGAGCTCGGTGGTGGACACCACCTGGGCTTCACCGGACCTGGCTCTCCGCATCGCGGGATGGAAG GTGGTCACCCACTCCCAAGTGCAAACCCACTCCCAAGTGCAAGTGCCCTCCTCTGGTAGGGAGATGAGGCTGCGATGGAACCTCACTAAGTTCGACGCGGGAAAGTTCAACGAGTCCCTTGGGCTGCAGCTGTCGTGGGGACCGACTGGACCCAATAAAACTACGGGGAGCGGGCTGGCAGGATGGATCGAGCGAGCAGTGTCAGACGCGTGTGACGCGGCAGCTCCCAGAGCAAGGCCACAGACCCAGAACAAGTCGGTGTACTGGTGGTCCAGCGATATAGCGGAAGCGCGTAAGGCGTGCGTAAAAGCCAGGCGCCGTTTCACCAGATGTCAGCACCCGCTACGAACGGCTTCACAGTGGGAAAAGGATTACAAGGACGCTAA ttcttgtagTTTCAAGAGATTTTCCCGGTATAATACCGCGTACCACACTTCCGCAAAAACCAGTCCCGCATTCCTAAATTTCGGCAGAACACCAATTCCTGCAAACTCCCTTCGACGGGAGGTCAACGAAAATGCATTCAAGGTGGAACGACAAGACCCAGAACTGCGGGGAGAACGCATGGAGCGTCTCCAGTTGCTACGGGAATGGGTCAGCGAGAATTTGGCTTTTGCGTTTGAACGACAATCCGGGTATTATAATCGCTGA